Proteins encoded in a region of the Streptomyces sp. NBC_01298 genome:
- the dxs gene encoding 1-deoxy-D-xylulose-5-phosphate synthase has product MLLTRIKGPRDLDRLSQEELDRLAAEIRTFLVDAVSKTGGHLGPNLGVVELTIALHRVFDSPKDKVLFDTGHQAYVHKLLTGRQDFRGLRTKGGLSGYPSRAESEHDVIENSHASTVLGWADGFAKANEVLGKEDHHVAAVIGDGALTGGMAWEALNNIAAAKDRPLVIVVNDNERSYGPTIGGLANHLATLRTTDGYERFLARGKDLLERTPVVGKPLYETLHGAKKGLKDFIAPQGMFEDLGLKYIGPIDGHDIEALESALQRAKRFSGPVIVHCLTQKGRGYEPAVQDEADRFHAVGVIHPDTGLPVSTDAASWTSVFADEMVKLGRDRKDIVAITAAMLQPVGLKKFADAYPDRIFDVGIAEQHGATSAAGLASGGAHPVFAVYATFLNRAFDQVLMDVALHKCGVTFVLDRAGVTGTDGASHNGMWDMSILQVVPGLRLAAPRDAEQLRAQLNEAVLVKDAPTVVRFSKGVVGPAVPAVGRIGGMDVLRTPAPEVTRPDVLLVSVGALAPMCLEIADLLDKQGISTTVVDPRWVKPVDEALAPLADGHRVVVTVEDNSRSGGVGSAVAQALRDAGVDVPLRDFGIPQRFLDHATRKEVMAEIGLTAPDIARQVTGLVAKLDGRYDSEPAATVD; this is encoded by the coding sequence GTGCTGCTGACCCGCATCAAGGGACCGCGCGATCTGGACCGGCTCAGCCAGGAGGAGCTCGACCGGCTCGCCGCAGAGATCAGGACCTTCCTCGTCGACGCCGTCTCCAAGACCGGCGGGCACCTCGGCCCCAACCTCGGTGTCGTAGAGCTGACGATCGCTCTGCACAGGGTCTTCGACTCGCCCAAGGACAAGGTCCTCTTCGACACCGGCCACCAGGCCTACGTGCACAAGCTGCTCACCGGCCGCCAGGACTTCCGCGGGCTGCGCACCAAGGGCGGCCTGTCGGGCTACCCCTCGCGCGCCGAGTCCGAGCACGACGTGATCGAGAACTCGCACGCGTCCACCGTGCTGGGCTGGGCCGACGGCTTCGCGAAGGCCAACGAGGTGCTCGGCAAGGAGGACCACCACGTCGCCGCGGTGATCGGCGACGGCGCCCTCACCGGCGGGATGGCCTGGGAGGCGCTGAACAACATCGCCGCCGCCAAGGACCGCCCCCTGGTGATCGTCGTCAACGACAACGAGCGCTCGTACGGCCCCACCATCGGCGGCCTCGCGAACCACCTGGCCACCCTGCGCACCACGGACGGCTACGAGCGCTTCCTGGCCCGCGGCAAGGACCTCCTGGAGCGCACCCCGGTCGTCGGGAAGCCCCTCTACGAGACCCTGCACGGGGCCAAGAAGGGCCTCAAGGACTTCATCGCCCCGCAGGGCATGTTCGAGGACCTGGGCCTGAAGTACATCGGCCCCATCGACGGCCACGACATCGAGGCCCTGGAGTCGGCCCTGCAGCGCGCCAAGCGCTTCAGCGGACCGGTCATCGTGCACTGCCTCACCCAGAAGGGCCGGGGCTACGAGCCGGCCGTCCAGGACGAGGCGGACCGCTTCCACGCCGTCGGCGTGATCCACCCGGACACCGGCCTGCCGGTCTCCACCGACGCCGCCAGCTGGACCTCGGTCTTCGCCGACGAGATGGTCAAGCTGGGCCGGGACCGCAAGGACATCGTCGCCATCACCGCGGCCATGCTCCAGCCGGTCGGCCTGAAGAAGTTCGCCGACGCCTACCCGGACCGGATCTTCGACGTCGGCATCGCCGAGCAGCACGGCGCCACCTCGGCGGCGGGCCTGGCCTCCGGCGGCGCCCACCCGGTCTTCGCGGTGTACGCGACCTTCCTCAACCGCGCCTTCGACCAGGTCCTGATGGACGTGGCCCTGCACAAGTGCGGGGTCACCTTCGTCCTGGACCGCGCCGGTGTCACCGGCACCGACGGCGCCTCCCACAACGGCATGTGGGACATGTCCATCCTCCAGGTGGTCCCGGGCCTGCGCCTGGCCGCCCCGCGCGACGCGGAGCAGCTGCGCGCCCAGCTGAACGAGGCCGTCCTGGTGAAGGACGCGCCGACCGTCGTGCGCTTCTCCAAGGGCGTCGTCGGCCCGGCCGTCCCGGCCGTCGGACGGATCGGCGGCATGGACGTGCTGCGCACCCCGGCCCCCGAAGTCACCCGACCGGACGTACTGCTCGTCTCGGTCGGCGCGCTCGCCCCGATGTGCCTGGAGATCGCCGATCTCCTCGACAAGCAGGGCATCTCCACGACCGTGGTCGACCCCCGCTGGGTCAAGCCGGTGGACGAGGCCCTGGCCCCGCTCGCCGACGGCCACCGCGTGGTCGTCACCGTCGAGGACAACAGCCGCAGCGGCGGTGTGGGCTCCGCCGTCGCGCAGGCACTGCGGGACGCGGGGGTCGACGTACCGCTGCGCGACTTCGGCATTCCGCAGCGCTTCCTGGACCACGCCACGCGCAAGGAGGTCATGGCCGAGATCGGTCTGACCGCCCCGGACATCGCGCGCCAGGTCACCGGCCTGGTGGCCAAGCTCGACGGGCGCTACGACAGCGAGCCGGCCGCCACCGTCGACTGA
- a CDS encoding ROK family transcriptional regulator translates to MQTPGSQSSLHRANLERVVRAVRLAGSLTQAEIARSTGLSAATVSNIVRELKEAGTVEVTDTSAGGRRARSVSLSGDAGIVIGVDFGHTHLRVAVGNLAHQVLAEESEPLDVDASWVDGFDRAEALVGRLVEGIGIGRDKVIGVGLGVPGPIDVESGTLGSTAILPGWAGINPRRELSQRLGVPVYVDNDANLGALGELVWGSGRGVKDLAYIKVASGVGAGLVINGQIYRGPGGTAGEIGHITLDESGPVCRCGNRGCLETFAAARYVLPLLQSSHGPELTMERVVELARDGDPGCRRVITDVGRHIGSGVASLCNLLNPSRVVLGGSLADAGELVLAPIRESVGRYAIPSAARQLSVLTGSLGGRAEVLGALALVLSEMGDSTLLAQNGSGVRAPAVLSSVR, encoded by the coding sequence GTGCAGACTCCCGGATCGCAGTCTTCGCTGCATCGCGCCAATCTGGAGCGCGTCGTACGGGCGGTGCGGCTCGCCGGTTCGCTGACCCAGGCGGAGATCGCCCGGAGCACCGGACTGTCGGCGGCCACGGTCTCCAACATCGTCCGGGAGCTCAAGGAGGCCGGGACCGTCGAGGTCACGGACACCTCCGCCGGGGGCAGGCGGGCCCGCAGCGTCTCGCTCAGCGGTGACGCCGGCATCGTGATCGGCGTCGACTTCGGCCACACCCATCTGAGGGTGGCGGTGGGGAACCTGGCCCACCAGGTGCTGGCAGAGGAGTCCGAGCCGCTGGACGTGGACGCCTCCTGGGTCGACGGCTTCGACCGGGCGGAAGCCCTGGTGGGGCGGCTCGTCGAGGGCATAGGGATCGGCCGCGACAAGGTCATAGGCGTCGGGCTCGGGGTACCGGGTCCCATCGACGTGGAGTCCGGCACCCTCGGGTCCACCGCGATCCTGCCGGGCTGGGCCGGGATCAACCCGCGGCGCGAGCTCTCGCAGCGCCTGGGCGTACCGGTCTACGTGGACAACGACGCGAACCTGGGAGCCCTCGGCGAACTCGTTTGGGGGAGTGGCCGGGGAGTGAAGGACCTGGCCTACATCAAGGTCGCCAGCGGGGTCGGCGCGGGGCTGGTCATCAACGGCCAGATCTACCGCGGACCCGGCGGCACGGCCGGCGAGATAGGGCACATCACCCTGGACGAATCGGGTCCGGTCTGCCGCTGCGGCAACCGCGGCTGCCTGGAGACCTTCGCCGCCGCCCGGTACGTGCTGCCGCTCCTGCAGAGCAGCCACGGGCCGGAGTTGACGATGGAGCGGGTGGTGGAGCTGGCCCGTGACGGGGACCCCGGCTGCCGCCGGGTCATCACGGACGTGGGCCGCCACATCGGCAGCGGAGTGGCCAGCCTGTGCAACCTCCTGAACCCCAGCCGGGTGGTCCTGGGCGGCTCGCTCGCGGACGCGGGTGAACTGGTCCTGGCCCCCATCCGTGAATCCGTGGGGAGGTACGCGATCCCCAGTGCCGCCCGGCAGCTTTCGGTGCTCACGGGGTCCCTGGGCGGGCGGGCCGAGGTACTGGGCGCGCTGGCTCTCGTACTGAGTGAGATGGGCGATTCGACGCTTTTGGCGCAAAATGGAAGTGGAGTGCGAGCTCCCGCCGTCTTGTCTTCAGTTAGATAA
- a CDS encoding substrate-binding domain-containing protein, producing MNTRMRRVAVAVAAGTMAVSLAACGSAKEAGDKTDTASGAVKGGAVKVGLLLPENQTARYEKFDKPLIEKAVKDLTAGKGEVVYANAKQDATTQNSQVDTMITNKVNVLIIDAVDSKAIAGSVKKAKEAGIPVVAYDRLAEGPIDAYTSFDNEEVGKVQGKALLEALGAKAKDGQIVMMNGSVTDPNAALFKKGAHSVLDGNVNVGKEYDTVEWKPENANTNMAAALSALGKDKVIGVYSANDGMAGGIITALKAAGVSPLPPVTGQDAELAGVQRIVAGEQFMSVYKPYAPEAEAAAKMAVALAQGEPIATTATAKVDSPTTKGVPSLLIPVVSLTKANVKDTVVRDNVYTIDEICTDKYAAACAAIGLK from the coding sequence ATGAACACGCGTATGCGCAGAGTTGCCGTCGCAGTCGCCGCCGGCACCATGGCCGTTTCGCTCGCCGCTTGTGGCAGCGCGAAGGAGGCCGGCGACAAGACGGACACCGCCTCCGGCGCCGTCAAGGGCGGCGCCGTGAAGGTCGGTCTGCTCCTGCCGGAGAACCAGACCGCGCGTTACGAGAAGTTCGACAAGCCGCTCATCGAGAAGGCGGTCAAGGACCTCACCGCAGGCAAGGGCGAGGTCGTCTACGCCAACGCGAAGCAGGACGCGACCACGCAGAACTCGCAGGTCGACACGATGATCACCAACAAGGTGAACGTCCTGATCATCGACGCGGTGGACTCCAAGGCCATCGCCGGCTCGGTCAAGAAGGCCAAGGAGGCCGGCATCCCGGTCGTGGCCTACGACCGCCTGGCCGAGGGCCCGATCGACGCCTACACCTCCTTCGACAACGAAGAGGTCGGCAAGGTCCAGGGCAAGGCGCTCCTGGAGGCCCTGGGCGCCAAGGCCAAGGACGGCCAGATCGTCATGATGAACGGCTCGGTCACCGACCCGAACGCCGCGCTGTTCAAGAAGGGCGCGCACTCCGTCCTCGACGGCAACGTGAACGTCGGCAAGGAGTACGACACCGTCGAGTGGAAGCCGGAGAACGCCAACACCAACATGGCGGCCGCCCTCTCGGCGCTCGGCAAGGACAAGGTCATCGGCGTCTACTCCGCCAATGACGGCATGGCGGGCGGCATCATCACCGCCCTCAAGGCGGCCGGCGTGTCCCCCCTGCCCCCGGTCACGGGTCAGGACGCCGAACTCGCCGGTGTGCAGCGGATCGTCGCGGGCGAGCAGTTCATGAGCGTCTACAAGCCGTACGCCCCCGAGGCCGAGGCCGCCGCGAAGATGGCCGTCGCGCTCGCCCAGGGCGAGCCGATCGCGACCACCGCCACCGCCAAGGTCGACAGCCCCACCACCAAGGGCGTCCCGTCCCTGCTGATCCCGGTCGTCTCGCTGACCAAGGCGAACGTCAAGGACACGGTCGTCCGCGACAACGTCTACACGATCGACGAGATCTGCACCGACAAGTACGCGGCCGCCTGCGCCGCCATCGGCCTGAAGTAA
- a CDS encoding sugar ABC transporter permease, producing MSTQHIDPVNPAAAHDAIPAVDPRLLVREQGFAGYVNEFGRKLKAGDLGSVPVVLGLIIIWSIFQGLNSNFLGAENLTNIAITMTATGMMAVGIIFVLLLGEIDLSVGSVSGVSGAIVAVLSVTNGVNEWLAILAAIAGGALIGSLHGFFFAKIGAPAFAVTLSGLLFWSGAMLQILGSNGTINLDSEGVVGQLTTYFFSDVAVGYGLAALAVVGYFLATFSDNRRRAAAGVPSRPLGEILLRTGLLAVFTFGPAMVFNQYKGLPLAIVLFVLALVGTDFLLRRTAFGRQVFALGGSVEASRRAGINVNRVRITVFAIAGTFAAIGGLFWASKIAAANQSAGAGDLLMNVIAAAVIGGTSLFGGRGRTWNALLGVMVITSIQYGLALEGIATPIQYMITGAVLLATVVIDSVTRKTQKTAGRA from the coding sequence GTGAGCACCCAGCACATAGACCCCGTCAATCCGGCCGCCGCCCACGACGCCATACCGGCCGTGGACCCCCGCCTGCTCGTACGCGAGCAGGGCTTCGCCGGGTACGTGAACGAGTTCGGCCGCAAGCTCAAGGCCGGCGACCTGGGCTCCGTGCCCGTCGTCCTCGGCCTGATCATCATCTGGAGCATCTTCCAGGGGCTGAACTCGAACTTCCTCGGCGCCGAGAACCTCACCAACATCGCGATCACGATGACGGCCACCGGCATGATGGCGGTCGGCATCATCTTCGTCCTGCTGCTCGGCGAGATCGACCTCTCGGTCGGTTCCGTCTCCGGCGTCTCCGGCGCCATCGTGGCCGTCCTCTCGGTCACCAACGGCGTCAACGAATGGCTGGCCATCCTCGCGGCGATCGCCGGAGGCGCCCTGATCGGCTCCCTCCACGGCTTCTTCTTCGCCAAGATCGGCGCCCCGGCCTTCGCCGTCACCCTTTCGGGCCTGCTCTTCTGGTCCGGCGCCATGCTGCAGATCCTCGGCAGCAACGGCACCATCAACCTCGACTCCGAGGGCGTGGTCGGGCAGCTGACCACGTACTTCTTCTCGGACGTGGCCGTCGGCTACGGGCTCGCCGCCCTCGCCGTGGTGGGCTACTTCCTCGCCACGTTCTCGGACAACCGGCGCCGCGCGGCGGCGGGTGTTCCCTCCCGTCCGCTCGGCGAGATCCTGCTGCGCACCGGTCTCCTCGCGGTGTTCACCTTCGGTCCGGCCATGGTGTTCAACCAGTACAAGGGCCTGCCGCTGGCGATCGTGCTCTTCGTGCTGGCCCTGGTCGGCACGGACTTCCTCCTGCGGCGCACCGCCTTCGGCCGCCAGGTCTTCGCCCTCGGCGGCAGCGTCGAGGCCTCCCGGCGCGCCGGCATCAACGTGAACCGGGTCCGGATCACGGTCTTCGCGATCGCCGGCACCTTCGCGGCGATCGGCGGCCTCTTCTGGGCCTCCAAGATCGCCGCGGCCAACCAGAGCGCCGGCGCCGGCGACCTGCTGATGAACGTGATCGCGGCGGCCGTCATCGGCGGCACCAGCCTCTTCGGCGGCCGCGGCCGGACCTGGAACGCCCTCCTCGGCGTCATGGTCATCACCTCCATCCAGTACGGTCTGGCACTGGAGGGAATCGCGACGCCGATCCAGTACATGATCACCGGCGCGGTCCTCCTCGCGACCGTGGTGATCGACTCGGTCACCCGCAAGACGCAGAAGACGGCCGGGCGCGCCTGA
- a CDS encoding ATP-binding cassette domain-containing protein, whose translation MVHVSAAPVLALRGVSKRFGAVQALTDVELEIHSGEVVALVGDNGAGKSTLVKTIAGVHPIDDGVIEWEGRPVSITKPHDAQNLGIATVYQDLALCDNIDVVGNLFLGRELKRRGILDEVEMERRARELLTTLSIRIPSVRIPIASLSGGQRQTVAIARSMLGEPQLVILDEPTAALGVEQTAQVLDLVERLRERGHAVILISHNMADVKAVADKVAVLRLGRNNGVFSVKDTSQEEIISAITGATDNAVTRRAARTGEARK comes from the coding sequence ATGGTTCATGTGTCCGCTGCGCCCGTACTGGCGTTGCGAGGGGTCTCGAAGCGGTTCGGCGCCGTTCAGGCCCTCACCGACGTAGAACTCGAGATCCACTCCGGCGAGGTGGTCGCCCTCGTCGGCGACAACGGCGCCGGTAAGTCCACGCTGGTCAAGACGATCGCCGGCGTGCACCCCATCGATGACGGCGTCATCGAGTGGGAGGGCCGCCCGGTCTCGATCACCAAGCCCCACGACGCCCAGAACCTGGGCATCGCGACGGTCTACCAGGACCTCGCGCTGTGCGACAACATCGACGTCGTCGGCAACCTCTTCCTGGGACGCGAGCTCAAGCGGCGCGGCATCCTCGACGAGGTGGAGATGGAGCGGCGCGCACGCGAGCTCCTGACCACCCTGTCCATCCGGATCCCCAGTGTCCGCATCCCCATCGCCTCGCTCTCCGGCGGTCAGCGCCAGACCGTGGCGATCGCCCGCTCCATGCTGGGCGAGCCCCAGCTCGTGATCCTCGACGAGCCCACCGCCGCCCTCGGCGTCGAGCAGACCGCACAGGTGCTCGACCTGGTCGAGCGGCTGCGCGAGCGCGGTCACGCCGTCATCCTCATCAGCCACAACATGGCCGACGTGAAGGCCGTGGCCGACAAGGTGGCCGTCCTGCGGCTGGGCCGCAACAACGGCGTCTTCTCCGTGAAGGACACGTCGCAGGAAGAGATCATCTCCGCCATCACCGGGGCCACGGACAACGCCGTGACCCGCCGGGCGGCCCGCACCGGGGAGGCCCGCAAGTGA
- a CDS encoding amino acid permease codes for MSRNLNGPFRTKSVEQSILDTEEPEHQLKKSLSSWDLTVFGVGVIIGTGIFVLTGKVAKETAGPSTALAFVAAGIVCALAALCYAEFASTVPVAGSAYTFSYASIGELPAWIIGWDLVLEFALGTAVVAVGWSGYVRSLMDNAGVHLPASLQGPDVPGGHFDLLAFLLVLVLTVVLVIGVKLSARITAVVVAIKVTVVLIVIIAGAFFITKSNYTPFIPPAEPQTGGSGLDAPLVQLLFGYEPTNFGVMGIFTAASVVFFAFIGFDVVATAAEETKLPQRDMPRGILGSLIICTVLYVAVSIVVTGMQNYKELSVSAPLADAFKSAGHPVYGGIISFGAAVGLTTVCMILLLGQTRVFFAMSRDGLLPRFFSRTHPKFRTPYRPTILLGGIIAVVAGFTSINELATLVNIGTLFAFVVVALGVMVLRRTRPDLHRSFRTPWVPFVPIVSIAASVWLMLNLPAETWLRFGIWMVVGFFVYFLYGKQHSRLGRGEGMTPNPAREGR; via the coding sequence GTGAGTAGGAACCTGAACGGTCCCTTCCGTACCAAATCAGTCGAACAGTCGATCCTCGACACGGAAGAGCCGGAACACCAGCTCAAGAAGTCACTCTCCTCCTGGGACCTCACCGTCTTCGGCGTCGGCGTGATCATCGGCACCGGCATCTTCGTCCTCACGGGCAAGGTCGCCAAGGAGACCGCGGGCCCCTCCACGGCCCTCGCGTTCGTCGCCGCCGGCATCGTGTGCGCGCTCGCCGCCCTGTGCTACGCCGAGTTCGCCTCGACCGTCCCGGTGGCCGGATCCGCGTACACCTTCTCGTACGCCTCGATCGGCGAGCTGCCCGCCTGGATCATCGGCTGGGACCTCGTGCTGGAGTTCGCGCTCGGCACCGCGGTCGTGGCCGTCGGCTGGTCGGGGTACGTCCGCTCGCTCATGGACAACGCCGGAGTCCACCTGCCCGCCTCGCTCCAGGGGCCCGACGTTCCGGGCGGCCACTTCGACCTGCTCGCCTTCCTCCTGGTCCTGGTCCTCACCGTGGTCCTGGTCATCGGGGTGAAGCTGTCCGCGCGGATCACCGCGGTGGTCGTCGCGATCAAGGTCACGGTGGTGCTCATCGTGATCATCGCCGGCGCGTTCTTCATCACGAAGTCCAACTACACGCCGTTCATCCCGCCGGCCGAACCGCAGACGGGCGGCTCCGGACTGGACGCCCCGCTCGTCCAGCTGCTCTTCGGCTACGAGCCCACCAACTTCGGCGTCATGGGCATCTTCACCGCCGCCTCCGTGGTCTTCTTCGCCTTCATCGGCTTCGACGTGGTGGCCACCGCGGCCGAGGAGACCAAGCTCCCGCAGCGGGACATGCCGCGCGGCATCCTCGGCTCGCTGATCATCTGCACCGTGCTCTACGTGGCGGTCTCGATCGTGGTGACCGGCATGCAGAACTACAAGGAGCTCTCCGTCAGCGCCCCGCTGGCCGACGCCTTCAAATCCGCCGGGCATCCGGTGTACGGGGGCATCATCAGCTTCGGCGCCGCCGTGGGCCTGACCACGGTGTGCATGATCCTGCTGCTCGGCCAGACCCGGGTGTTCTTCGCGATGAGCCGCGACGGGCTGCTGCCGCGCTTCTTCTCGCGGACCCACCCGAAGTTCCGTACGCCCTACCGGCCGACGATCCTGCTCGGCGGGATCATCGCGGTCGTCGCCGGATTCACCAGCATCAACGAGCTGGCGACCCTGGTGAACATCGGCACGCTCTTCGCCTTCGTCGTCGTCGCGCTCGGCGTGATGGTCCTGCGCCGCACCCGGCCCGACCTGCACCGGTCCTTCCGCACCCCGTGGGTGCCGTTCGTGCCCATCGTGTCGATCGCCGCGTCGGTCTGGCTGATGCTGAACCTGCCGGCCGAGACCTGGCTGCGGTTCGGGATCTGGATGGTCGTCGGCTTCTTCGTCTACTTCCTCTACGGCAAGCAGCACAGCCGGCTGGGCCGGGGCGAGGGCATGACTCCGAACCCGGCACGCGAGGGCCGCTGA
- a CDS encoding LCP family protein, which yields MTQQTAPPGHRNTGRRGVRPPRSRGRRAMKIVLVVVVLLLLGAAGTGWWAYNHLNGNIDSVDLDQAIGVDNRPAKVPDSGQNILVLGSDSRAGANGELDHGDVSGSRSDTNMLVHIPEGRKKATAISIPRDTLVTRPECKDKNGKSIPGANRVMINAVIGTGGPACVVKTVEQMSGIRVDHLVKVEFAGFKELVDALGGVDVTLDKPIKGGLNLDAGTHRLNGADSLKFVRTRHGYGDGSDLGRIDLQQKFMIAMLSEIKKQDVLSSPARLYKLADAGTKALTTDAELDSLKGLSDFAQSMKGVDPETMETIMLPVDYDKIDKNRVVAVEPQSGQLWEALRNDRPIPAAAKKSPATGG from the coding sequence ATGACCCAACAGACCGCCCCGCCCGGCCATCGGAACACCGGGCGACGTGGAGTGCGTCCGCCCAGGTCACGCGGCCGCCGCGCCATGAAGATCGTCCTGGTGGTGGTGGTCCTGCTCCTGCTCGGCGCCGCCGGCACCGGCTGGTGGGCTTACAACCACCTCAACGGGAACATCGACAGCGTCGACCTGGACCAGGCGATCGGCGTCGACAACCGGCCGGCGAAGGTCCCGGACAGCGGGCAGAACATCCTGGTGCTCGGCTCCGACTCGCGCGCCGGCGCCAACGGCGAGCTCGACCACGGCGATGTCAGCGGTTCGCGCTCGGACACCAACATGCTGGTGCACATACCCGAGGGCCGTAAGAAGGCCACCGCGATCAGCATCCCCCGCGACACCCTCGTGACGCGACCCGAGTGCAAGGACAAGAACGGCAAGTCGATCCCGGGTGCGAATCGCGTCATGATCAACGCCGTCATCGGGACGGGCGGGCCCGCCTGTGTCGTCAAGACCGTCGAGCAGATGTCCGGCATCCGCGTCGACCACCTGGTGAAGGTGGAGTTCGCCGGCTTCAAGGAGCTCGTGGACGCGCTAGGCGGCGTGGACGTCACCCTCGACAAGCCCATCAAGGGCGGCCTGAACCTCGACGCCGGCACGCACCGCCTCAACGGCGCGGACTCGCTCAAGTTCGTTCGCACCCGCCACGGTTACGGCGACGGCAGCGACCTCGGGCGCATCGACCTGCAGCAGAAGTTCATGATCGCGATGCTGTCCGAGATCAAGAAGCAGGACGTCCTCAGCAGCCCGGCCCGGCTCTACAAGCTCGCCGACGCCGGCACCAAGGCACTGACCACGGACGCCGAACTCGACTCCCTCAAGGGCCTGTCGGACTTCGCCCAGAGCATGAAGGGCGTGGATCCGGAGACCATGGAGACGATCATGCTCCCGGTCGACTACGACAAGATCGACAAGAACCGCGTCGTCGCCGTGGAGCCGCAGTCCGGCCAGCTGTGGGAGGCCCTGCGCAACGACCGGCCGATCCCGGCCGCCGCGAAGAAGTCCCCCGCCACCGGCGGCTGA
- a CDS encoding GNAT family N-acetyltransferase: protein MEITVKLEPWAEDDFWLLLRKNEPAMTGHLGGPETEAKLRDRHRRYLALSAREPGAGRMFRVVADGESVGSVGFWERLWEGEEVYETGWGILPEFQGRGLAARAARALVAHAGVHGTRQHVHAFPSVDHPASKAVCRAAGFTLLGEVRFEYPPGEWHASGNWRAALGGDGS from the coding sequence ATGGAGATCACCGTGAAGCTGGAACCCTGGGCCGAGGACGACTTCTGGCTGTTGCTGCGCAAGAACGAGCCGGCCATGACGGGGCACCTGGGCGGCCCGGAGACCGAGGCCAAGCTTCGGGACCGGCACAGGCGCTACCTGGCGCTGAGCGCCCGGGAGCCGGGGGCCGGGCGGATGTTCCGGGTCGTGGCCGACGGGGAGAGCGTGGGCAGCGTCGGCTTCTGGGAGCGCCTCTGGGAGGGCGAGGAGGTCTACGAGACCGGCTGGGGCATCCTGCCCGAGTTCCAGGGCCGGGGGCTCGCGGCCCGCGCGGCCCGGGCCCTCGTCGCCCACGCGGGCGTCCACGGCACCCGCCAGCACGTGCACGCCTTCCCGTCCGTCGACCACCCGGCCTCCAAGGCGGTGTGCCGCGCGGCGGGGTTCACGCTCCTCGGGGAGGTGCGGTTCGAGTACCCGCCGGGGGAGTGGCACGCGAGCGGCAACTGGCGGGCGGCACTGGGCGGCGACGGCTCTTGA